In Archocentrus centrarchus isolate MPI-CPG fArcCen1 chromosome 16, fArcCen1, whole genome shotgun sequence, a single window of DNA contains:
- the LOC115794771 gene encoding alpha-(1,3)-fucosyltransferase 9-like codes for METVPSHRILRPLLLGAFILGCSVILFFMYFKPTISWLPGPVESTVFREPGLNLFSTNSDKNATIVLIWMWPFGKEYDPSICSSVFNIDGCFITADRNLYSKADGVIIHHRDISTDLSNLPQLQRPSFQKWIWMNAESPSHSSQLPGLDNLFNLTVNYRQDADITVPYGYIIPAEGEEDFIPPKKNTLVCWIVSNWNQNHVRVKYYNELKKHVEIHTYGQAFGKYISDQDILPTITSCKFYLSFENSIHKDYITEKLYNPLTVGTVPVVLGPPRQNYENFIQGDAFIHVEDFTSPKELADYLLLLDKDEKMYLRYFEWRRHFKAKQSYFGAEHMCLSCDYLRRHTEYKVFNNLNKWYWGG; via the coding sequence ATGGAAACTGTACCTTCTCACAGAATCCTGCGACCCCTCCTGCTCGGTGCTTTTATACTGGGATGTTCTGTCATTctgttttttatgtattttaaaccAACTATAAGCTGGTTACCAGGTCCTGTAGAGTCAACAGTATTCAGAGAACCTGGCCTGAACCTCTTCTCCACCAACAGTGATAAAAATGCTACCATTGTGCTGATCTGGATGTGGCCCTTTGGAAAAGAGTATGACCCGAGCATTTGCAGCTCAGTCTTCAACATTGATGGCTGTttcatcacagcagacaggaaCCTCTACAGTAAGGCAGATGGGGTCATCATTCACCACCGAGACATCAGCACTGACCTGTCCAATCTCCCACAGCTCCAGCGACCATCATTCCAGAAGTGGATATGGATGAACGCAGAGTCGCCATCACACTCATCCCAGCTCCCTGGATTAGACAACCTGTTCAATCTGACTGTCAATTATCGTCAGGATGCTGACATTACAGTGCCTTATGGGTACATTATACCAGCAGAGGGTGAGGAGGATTTTATCCCACCGAAGAAAAATACGCTGGTCTGCTGGATTGTGAGCAACTGGAACCAGAACCATGTTCGGGTGAAATATTACAATGAGCTGAAAAAACATGTGGAGATTCATACATATGGACAAGCCTTTGGGAAGTACATCTCTGACCAAGATATTTTACCCACCATTACCAGCTGCAAGTTCTATCTCTCGTTTGAGAACTCCATCCACAAGGACTACATTACTGAGAAACTGTACAACCCGCTGACAGTGGGGACAGTGCCAGTGGTTCTTGGCCCACCCAGACAGAATTATGAGAACTTTATCCAGGGAGACGCCTTCATTCATGTGGAGGACTTCACCTCACCCAAAGAGCTGGCTGATTACCTGCTGCTCCTGGACAAGGATGAGAAAATGTACCTCAGGTACTTTGAGTGGCGGCGGCACTTCAAAGCAAAGCAGAGCTATTTTGGGGCTGAGCACATGTGCCTGTCCTGTGATTACTTGCGTAGGCATACGGAGTACAAGGTATTCAATAACCTTAACAAGTGGTACTGGGGTGGCTAG
- the LOC115795136 gene encoding alpha-(1,3)-fucosyltransferase 9-like yields the protein METAPSHRILRPLLLGAFMLGCSVILFFMYFKPTISWLPGPVESTVFREPGLNLFSTNSDKNVTIVLIWSWPFGQVYDLSICSSVFNIDGCFLTADRNLYSKADGVIIHHRDISTDLSNLPQLQRPSFQKWIWMNAESPSHSSQLPGLDNLFNLTVNYRQDADITVPYGYIIPAEHEEDFIPPEKNKLVCWIVSNWNQNHMRVKYYNELKKHVEIHTYGRAFGKPISDQDFLPTITSCKFYLSFENSIHKDYITEKLYNPLTVGTVPVVLGPPRQNYENFIQGDAFIHVEDFTSPKELADYLLLLDKDEKMYLRYFEWQRHFKAKRSYFVSEHMCLSCDYLRRHKEYKVFNNLNKWYWGG from the coding sequence atggaaactgcaccttCTCACAGAATCCTGCGACCCCTCCTGCTCGGTGCTTTTATGCTGGGATGTTCTGTGATTctgttttttatgtattttaaaccAACTATAAGCTGGTTACCAGGTCCTGTAGAGTCAACAGTATTCAGAGAACCTGGCCTGAACCTCTTCTCCACCAACAGTGATAAAAATGTTACCATTGTGCTGATCTGGAGCTGGCCCTTTGGACAAGTGTACGACCTAAGCATTTGCAGCTCAGTCTTCAACATTGATGGCTGTTTCCTCACAGCAGACAGGAACCTCTACAGTAAGGCAGATGGGGTCATCATTCACCACCGAGACATCAGCACTGACCTGTCCAATCTCCCACAGCTCCAGCGACCATCATTCCAGAAGTGGATATGGATGAATGCAGAGTCGCCATCACACTCATCCCAGCTCCCTGGATTAGACAACCTGTTCAATCTGACTGTCAATTATCGTCAGGATGCTGACATTACAGTGCCTTATGGGTACATTATACCAGCAGAGCATGAGGAGGATTTTATCCCACCAGAGAAAAACAAGCTGGTTTGCTGGATTGTGAGCAACTGGAACCAGAACCACATGCGGGTGAAATATTACAATGAGCTGAAAAAACACGTGGAGATTCACACATATGGACGAGCCTTTGGGAAGCCCATATCTGACCAAGACTTTTTACCCACCATTACCAGCTGCAAGTTCTATCTCTCGTTTGAGAACTCCATCCACAAGGACTACATTACTGAGAAACTGTACAACCCGCTGACAGTGGGGACAGTGCCAGTGGTTCTTGGCCCACCCAGACAGAATTATGAGAACTTTATCCAGGGAGACGCCTTCATTCATGTGGAGGACTTCACCTCACCCAAGGAGCTGGCTGATTACCTGCTGCTCCTGGACAAGGATGAGAAAATGTACCTCAGGTACTTTGAGTGGCAGCGGCACTTCAAAGCAAAGAGGAGCTATTTTGTATCAGAGCACATGTGTCTGTCCTGTGATTACTTGCGTAGGCACAAGGAGTACAAGGTATTCAATAACCTTAACAAGTGGTACTGGGGTGGCTAG